The sequence GTCAATCTGCAAGAGGTAAACACAACCAAAAATAGAAGGGAGAGAAAAAAAAAGTAGTTAGTCGTTTTACTGGTCCAGCTATGTAAAATTACGAACGTTGACGTGAAGCGTTAAGTATTTACCACTTTCTTAACGCGTTCGTTTGCTGCAGCTGTTCCTCCACTAACATTTTCAGGCAGGTACGGGCTGCGTACACGAACCTCCTTCATTACAACAATGTCAGTCTTGTCCCACTGCACCGGAAGCCTGATGGAACGAAAaaaatataatttgttatctgaaaGCATATGATCTTACTGTCATTGTGCCATAGAATCTCCAACAAAATTACATAAACGTTATAATACTTTAGCACATTGTATGAAAGAAACCGAACTGTCATGGGCAAATCAGAGCAAAGCACATTGAGAGAAATCAAATTTGCTGCAATAAACTAGAGAGCCACATCAAGAGAAAATAATAGCTATGAGAAATTAGAAGGTGCTGCAATCACCCcatgagggcttgttcggttgtGTATGGATTAAAGGGGATTAAATCATGTAATGTACTGTTATTTTCACGCAACTCTCCTGCGTCGTTCGAGGGGGGAAATGGGATTAAATTCCTCTCTGGTCAAAATTGATTAGGGAGGAATTTATTTTGACTCGGGAGAGATTTAATCCGCTCCGATCCATACGCAACCGAACAATCTCTCGTGCAGAAAACTTCCAAATTTCCATTGGTTAAAGGAGCATCCCTTGCCATAATCGAATATTTATCGAGGGCACAACTTGTTGCTGATCCAGTTATCATAGTATAAAACTCATTCCGAGATATTTTCATGTTTGTAGACTTTCCCGTGAACAGAGTAACTTTTAGATTGCACTTGTTTGAGTATGTGTTCCATGTAAACTTGGGGAAAATATCAAATTATGCATGCAGAGAAACCAAAAACATAGCTGCGGTGACAAACTGTAATGTCTGACATAAATTTATGTGTAGAACATTATCAAAAGCATACAAATTAACTTACGTCTTGGACAGCGCATCGAATATATTTTGAGCTTCTGGGGTGACACCAACACCAATTTTCTCAGCTTCAATCTCTGCTTGCCTACATATCATCCATGTGGTGTGACAAGTGAATTGGCGGAGAAGACAAAAATGGCATGAAAGACATTTCTCATGTTGATAGAATGGCAATAAGCTAATACAGAACACCTACATACTAACAGGCTCCTGCATAAGGAGAACAGAACACTGTAATAACTAAAGTAAGATGGCCATTTGAAGCCCAGAAGAAGTATGGGGATGTTTTGGCCAAGATCCATTGTTCGCACTATCTAAAAAATTAACTTAAGAAACTTCTACTACaattaaaagaaatgaccagACAAATTACAACCCCCCTATAATTGGTAGCTTCAGTTGGCTCGTAAAAGACTTGGAAAAGTTAGTAGTCTCGTTTTGGATTCAAGACAAATAGCATCCATCATGATGATAGCCAAAAAAACAGTGACAGAAGAAACTCAAAACAAAAGATCACTTAACTAAAGCAGTTTTTGCCTAACTTCATAACTTACCTCATCTCATTTGTCCTTTATGAGCATGCTAATGGTTAAAGCTTTACAGTCCACTGCCACTGGTGTGAGCATGTGCATGACAGTAAAACTAGGACTATAAACCTCAAGGTGAACACCATTGATACAAGCATGGCTAAAGAGAAGGTTTAGAGACCTCAGGTCCTAAAAATGGCAGCTTAGTATCTTTTACACACACCAATTACATGCATGGGTGGACTCAGCCTTAAGCCATATAGGCCTAGGCCTACCCTAAAATTTTGACAAAATTATTAATACTAGGTAGATTTTGAAGGTCCAAAATAAAAACGGTAAACAACTTTAAGCACTTCTGTCTCCTGAACATCCCTCCACTCACCTGATGCTTGTAatgtactcagcctcagcgggaTTTGAATTATATATTGGATTATACCATATTAAATACGAGATATTTTTTGCTAGGCGCACTCTGGATTCAAATAATGGGTCCGCCAGTGATTACACGTTCCATTCCATACTTTCAAGGAAGACACTTCCTATAATCAAAATAAGATAACTATGCAGACTCAATTGATACAAACATGAAAAAAAGAGAAACACCATCTTCAATGCTCTACAAAATTCCAAAAATTTCTATGCAACATATTATGCTAGTCACACAGTTGACCAGTTTTCTTTTCCATAACAGTGTATCACTCAATTTCATTACTAAGTTAATGAAATTACAAAGTTATGAGTAAATCCAAATATCCATTATATACAACTAGTAGCATAAAAGCTAGAACTACCACTACCACCACAAGAGAGCTGCTTTAGCTATAAAAAATACGACTATTGAGAATTCCATCATCCAATCGAAAGAGCAACATCAGTCAGACATACTAGACCTTACACGCATGGCTATTATCTAGGAATAGGCATCATTCATGTCCTCTGTTTCTTTACTCAAATCTGGAATGACCATTGTCTGGTCTTCAGACCTTCACACTTCTTGTGGATGAAAACTCTGCACCATAGCCTTCAGTTGGCCAGCTTCTTTTATCTCAGTGAACTTTAAATGCCACCAAAGGCAACACAACTCTGATAATTTTTTTCTCAAAACAGCTgcatatcattatattaagaagaaaaagagaagggGCAAGCACCCTACAAACTCAGACTCATGCACACTAGAGTCTTAGATACAGGAATTGCCTTCCACAGATAAAAAAAAATATGACCACGACCTGAGAAACAGCACACCACCACTAAACAATGTCCAGGCTCCAGCAGCAGGTCAAGAAGGCAAGAGATGCCTTCAACCCTGGCCAGATCCCAGTCATGCAACTTCTACCTAGCGATCAACAGTGCTCTAGCTAGGTCAGGGAAAGTGACATCAAACACACAATTATTACGATGTTTCCAAATCGACCAGGCTCCAAGCATGACGACGGAGTTTAGCCCTTTCTTGTTTGAATATGCACCCTTGTTTCAGCCTATGCCCACCAATCTTTGAAAAAAAACACTTATCTGGTTGCAGGGACAGAGCTTGTAGGCCAACAATTTGCAGCAAGTTTAACTGAAAAGTTCTAGCGAAAAGGGAAGAGGCGAGCAAGTGGTTTAACGTTTCCTCATGTTGGTCACAGAGTAGGCGATGTTCTGGGTGTGGAAGACCTCACCATGCAAGCCTATTGGCGATCCAGCATGTATTTTGTGCAGGTGCAACAAACCACATGAAGAAATAACATTTATCTGGAGCCCAATACCTCCAAATTATTTTCCGTGAACCGAAAAAACTCTGACAAATCATGATAGGAGAGCTCCAAAGCTCACAAGATATACTCTTTCCCTTGGTTTCTAAATTCAAAGCTTTACTACTATATATGTATTCCAATTAACAGGATGTTTCCTTATTTCCAATATGTTGGCATATCTCTGGTGATGACATTTGTTATAATGGTAGAAGACCAAGGTCTGCACTGCAGACCCACACAAACAATCTGAAATATATCAGTACAGCGTATAGACTTCCTTGTAGCTCTCTTATCTCCaggcagcccccccccccccccttcagtTGCTACAAATGTGCACTAACACTGTTGTTGTTTTCAACATGGAAATTATATCGTTTTTACAAGATACAAAAAAGCTAGGTCTTACTGAGTCGCACAAGTTCAGAAATAATCAATTTAGGCCACAGATGGAAAGGTGATTCTAGATTGAATCCTTCTCCTTTTGCTCGGGCATGAGTTCACATTTACACTAGCAAGCTCGTGTTGGAATTAAATAAATGTCAATTAGTACTTGTTTCCCCGAGATGTGTGATTCACTCATGACAACACCCTACACAGGAGCAACCCAAATCGACATATATTACGTTTAAATCACAGTGATTCACCCACCTGAGTGCAGCATCCTCCCGGGCATAAATGGAGTTAAGGTCCAGCATGCAACCGGCAGGATCGAGAGGGTCGTCTCCCTTGCTGAGCACAGAGAACTCCCGGATGTAGTTCGCCTTCAGCACCCTCACGTTCCGCCGCTCTCCGCTCTCCGCCCTCCCCACGCCCTCCTGTGATCTACCCGTCAAGGAAACAGAACAACAACAGGGGCATACGAACAGCGAGACCAATATGTAAAGGACATGGAGATACGGGTGACGAGCATGAGCGATTTGGGAAGGATATGGATAACGAGGAGGTTGGAGGGTCGATCGAAGGCGACGATCTGGCCCTCGAACTCCTCCCCCAGGGTGGTCTTCGCGGAGAGCACCACGCCGATCGCGAACTCCTCGCCACCAGCCTCCATACCGCCGCCGGGCGCCGGCGCTAGCGGCTCGATGGGTGGGGGCTGAGAGGAGAGGGAGCTGCGTCTGCGTGGAGGAGGGGGAGGATTCGACGGAGTTCTGGAAACAGGGGAATCTGCGGCCTGCTGTTGATCCGGTGGGCTTACGGCCCGGGGCTGATCGTCACGAGACAAGATGGCCCAGTTCACCAGCCGACCAGCGCCACACCCGGGGCTGATGATGACGACTAGGACAGCCGTTGTGTGTTTAAGCGATTGGAATTGGATGCTCTCAAGTTGGAGTTCTGGACTTGATTGCAATTCTGGAAGTGGGTGATTGGACTTGTGCGATGGGGAGACTACGGATACTATTTTACTCTCATCTCGTAGATTAATGGCAGCCAGTACCCAGGGAAACACCGGAAGAAGTGATTCGTCAGCCTTCTTCGGTCTGGCCGAGTTCTTTCTTGGGGATGGAGGAAGTCGAGGAGTGATTCGTCGCCAGTCACGTACGCACTATTTTGCCATTAGGATGGCTAGCCAGATTAGATAAGTTGTTTTCACAAAAAAAAGACGTCTCCAAAGTGGAGAAGCGTACTAGCCATAATACAACACAGAACGCGTCAACAATCAGCTTGAAAGTACACAAAAACTGGAATAATTATATGCTCAGGCTCAAGAGCAAATGCAAAAGGTCCATTCAACACAATGTTGCTATGGATCGATTCTAACATGGAATCGTGGGGGATAAACTAACAGACAGTATGATGAGCTCAGATTCACGAAAAAGCTGTGACATTGCCATGAAAGAGCAAAATCTCACTGTCGGTTTGGCCTCTGTCGAACTGCCTAACTCATAGAGCTAACCACACCAGCAGTGCAGAACGCTTAAGCAGACTAGTTTCAATTACCTACCTCTAGTCATTAATAACCAAAGGTGCAAATATACACATGCGCAACAAGCACATCAAGATTTCAAGCTTCGCGAACTTGGGGTAACACTCGTGGTATCAGTCCATGTAAGACCCCCTTGAACCATTCAGGACTTGAAGCATAGCATTTTTCTTCCACCGAAGATGTTCCTGCAGTTGCGTACAAGAAAAAGAGTGTTAAGAAGTAACAGGCCACATCAGCTAGGAATCCAGCATGCCTCTTTCACATATGTACTTAAGAGCAACTAAACTTAGGTAACCACGGCGTTTCTTAATACCCCCCTGTCCCTGAATAAATAGTCAAACTTAAGATAGTTTGGCTTGCACGGATTCTAGGGATTGATttattttgggacggagggagtagcaACGTCAAGCATTAAAAGACGGCGGCAGAGGCACCAAACTATAAAACACCAAGCAGAGCACTCGAATCGATTTCAGTGCTAGTCCTGGCATACTAATGTGGTTACAAACTCACAATGGATCAATATAACATGCATTCTCATATTCAACGAAATGAAGTCAGCATCCACTGGTCCTCTCTATGAAAACTTAGATATACTCCATCTCAAGAAAAAAAAAGGTTGACATTTAAAGAAAGGACAGTTAATTAAACATATACATGGTAAACACTAAATTTATGGTTGCAGTTATTTGCTGTGAACAAATATATTATCACAATGTCGGTGATTCAGGGAGCACTAAGAAGaaatgtttttttttaaaaactATGTAAAAAACAAGAACAATGCACTGGTGCATATTTCAGTTGGGCATACTGTTTGCCTGTTTGGAaacagaaaaaagaaaagggacaGTATTGAAAGGCATGTTTACTTACATCATAGAACATCCTTTGCGtgattttttcttcttcttttctcttattTTAGTTGGAGGCTGGATTACTACCTTGATGGCAGCATCGAACACAGCTTTGACATTCTACATGTTAATGAAATATTCCAAAGTAAGCCAATTGTCCAGGATGCAACTGAATGGCAAGATTTTATAATGCAACAAAAGGGGAAATACTAGAGCAAGACTGCAAGAGCACACAATTCACTGGAAACAACTTTACCTGCTGTGTCTTTGAGCTGCATTCAATGTAATACATAGCACCAATTTGTCTACGAAGTTCCTCCCCCTGGAAGGTGCAAATAGCAGGGTCACCAAAATTCTTTATGACAAAATGCATTATACTATCATATAACAAATACTGGAGATATATATACCTGTGCAGTGGTAACAGGCACCAATCCAGGATGGTCCATCAAGTAGTGCTTGTCTTCACGAAGATCTGTAAGTAACATCATGGTTTCCAAATACGTAAGTGCACTCTAACAAAGGAGTGTCTTTACAGATTAAGGTAATATTTTTTAATGGAAGATGATAGTAAAAAAATTTCTTGTGAAAATATTAGGGTCCCTCATCCAAGCAATAATTGGATGAGTGTTGACAGGAACAAAATTTGCGAAAAGCAGCTAGTTCAAGGATTACCAAAGTGTTTTTTTTCTGCACGATGTTAACAGGTCGTGTTTAATGGTAACTAAGTGTCAACTAATCACATAAACACAAACAGTTCATGCACTAACAAAAAATAGCCCTAAGCTTTCCACGACTACTAAGTTGTACTAGAAAGATAAAAGTGTGGCTGGCTGACTCCTCGTCCGTTGTGTTGGCAACTCGACACATCATAACATCAAATTTATAACAAAATTGCAATGTTCACTACTAGCGCAGCCTAAACCAAAGTAATTCCAACAGTGCACAGAGAAATAGAAGTTTAGCAGTTAAGGATAGGATGACTAATCAGACTATAGTAAATCAAAGTCAGCCCAGCTATATACAGCAAGTGAAAGCAGCATGCTCTTGTTGTAAATAAAACTCACCCAATTTTGTGCCTGCCAAAACAACGGGCACCCCAGGTGCATAATGTTGAAGCTCTGGTATCCACTGAAGAGTAAAGAGCAAAGGATAAACGTTCAACCCTCTAGAAAATTCCAAACCATGAACTGTAAGAACAAAATTTAAGAAAGTGAATAACAAGATAGCGCATTTCAGCACCTTCTTCATGATATTCTCATAGCTAGCTCGGCTCACAAGTGAGAATGCAAGCACGAAAACATCTGCACCTCGGTAGCTTAGAGGCCTCAGGCGGTTGTAATCTTCCTGCCCTGCAAAGGATGTGAACCTCAAGTTACCCCCAAGAATCCTGAATCCTCTAAACGCAGACTTTTCGGCTTCGGATTGCTGCTGAGTAGAACGAAACATAGACTGCACATGTATACTAGTAGGACAGATAAAAAAAACGTTGAAAATTACCAGCGGTATCCCAAAGGCCCAAATTCACAGTGGTGCCATCCACAACTACATTTGCACTGAAATTGTCGAACACCGTAGGTATGTAGTCCTGCGGGACACGAATTAGATGGATCAGCAACGATTAACGAAAATTACTCGTACAGGCCGACAAAAACATTCCACTACACGAGTCAATAAAGTATCACAAAGTAAACTGAGGAGGTGCGGGCTTTTGCACAGCACACCGTCCTGGACGAGCAAACAGAATCAGGGGAAAACCCATGGCTTGGAATGAAACCCCCCCTAAGTTCACGGGAAATCACGCGGCAACCTTTTTGGCACTCCCTAGAAACCGGGAGGATAAGGGAGAGAAGGAAACGCTCACAGTGGGGAACTTGTTGCTGGTGTAGCAGATGAGCATACATGTCTTGCCCACGGCACCGTCGCCGACCGTGACGCACTTGATGAACCGAGAGGCGCTGGACGCCATGGCCGCGCGCGCTTCTCTCCGGTTCTCCGAGCCCAGAGAAGGGAAGCAGCGGCGGATGAGCAGGCGAGGAGACGGTCCTGGAGcctcgaggggaaggggaggggaggggaggggagggacgGAGTACGTTCTCGCCTTCTTTGGTGGTGGTGTTTGGTGCGTGACTTCTGGGAGAAGCGAGTGAAGAGGAGGGTCAAGCGAGTGAAGAGGGTCACATGCCTCTCAACTCCCAAGTCTCACCTCACCAGTGGCACACTGGCACTGCCGTGCCTAGAGAAGCGCCCTCCTCACCCCAGGCCCCAGTTCTCCTGTTGGTGTTTTGTATAGGCATGGTTTCTTCAAGCTATTGGTACGGTCAAGGAACCCCTCCTCTATCTAGGATGGGCCCCTGAGAGGCAAAACGGAGTACTAACTTGCAACTTTGCAAGTGTGGGGGTTTGGGGTATATATAAACTGCGAGGGGGCAACTATTCATATCTATAAACATGttatatatatgaagtgtgagttATTAATGCTGCAagatgttgaataattagacaaattccaatctAAAtttcgaatataaatcatgaccaaatcagaagaactgaaataacaagccaaatcagatgatgcgtactgattagacttactgatcgatggcacgcgccggaatcagcagggtcgacgatgtcgaagtagcgaaatcagcagggtcgacgaggtcagcagatcacgagcagtcgcgtgaagacgcttcccaaaaaccttattcgccctctcccggtgcaggatctagaagacgaagggttccggagacctgctctcctgatcgcagatgcacctctcccCCGTggttatccgcccacgaaaatctcgcaatcagttgagattttatagggaccggttaggataagcgtaacagccaagaaaccaaaaaatcaaacggcaaaaggtagccgcgcccccgcaaggcgaggggccggatttcggcggaccattcacgcgcatgtcgtgcgcccgcgcccttcgccccgccccggccaggccaggcgaggcgaggcgagcgagcgcgcgcgcgtgtggctctccacactctctcctctcatccatgacttggtgagtgagtgtggcttccatatttaagctagctctactccacaagagctagcaatatggtgctattggttccacctatccctttgccatccacttatatgggcttttgagattttcctggaattattagaaattcttaattgggccaagcccataaatcctaacaatcccccaccagatctcaaatgcccatctgcagttttcgccactgttcactactgtttaatatactagtttttcagcagagactgttaagttgaacttccgcctagaactccaagttacaccaacccacaacttggacaatggactatgccttgaattgcaagttttgcgtgaatgggtttcacttgaagtcatgaccagtacttggctaccagtagtccccttctcgggtggagcatatacgtcgtactccaaggtctcttcatgagtttactagagatcacccaaatctcatagactgcgacgttagacagtctaactcatataggtgtgttctttcaagaatgttctgcaggacaacatcttcgctaatacaagccaacagaacacattaaggcaaaaagccaacctgccttacagcatttgagagtattgcatctttacttagagagggtcaaaggttactctcctcagttcaccaatggcttgttcttcccaggacctaattcacgggatctccgatcacatagactgggtttccaccatggcaactttattcgggtctcatacccatctctctcgatgcgatttctatcacattacgtggtagtcccttggtaaaaggatctgccagatttttatctgttgaaatataagtcacacttataactccggagtttctcaactttctgacagacttcaatcgtcttttgacatgtcttgatgactttccattatccttagaactcgtcactttagcaatcactgtctgattgtcacagttcataaggatagctggtattggtttctcaaccaccggcaagtccatcaagagttcacgcaaccattctgcctcaacggttgctgtgtcaagtgcagctagctcggcttccatggttgacctcgtcaaaatggtctgcttgcatgacctccatgataccgcacctccaccaatagtaaagacataaccactggtggcataaagctcgtctgcatcagatatccagttcgaatcactatatccttcaagtactgcatgctgaccagaatagtgaattccataactcattgtaccttgcaggtagcgcataacccgctcaagtgcatgccaatgatcagtcccggggtttgacatgaacctactcaatttgctcacagcaaacgagatatcgggccttgttgcaccagcaagatacatgagtgaaccgacaatctgagagtatctcaattggtctaaaccaattctcttgttctttcgcagtgtcacactgggatcataaggtgttggagaaggtttgcactcagagaagccaaatcgcttcaaaaccttttcaacatagtgagattgcgagagagtaatcccaccatctgccttaatcagcttgatgtttagaatcacatcagcttctcccagatctttcatatcaaaactctttgatagaaaagacttgacttcattgagcacatcaatgtttgtgccaaatatcaatatatcatcaacatataagcacaatataactccttcgcccccaccacagcgataatatacacacctgtctgcctcattaatggcaaagcctgcagacgttagagtagtgtcaaact is a genomic window of Zea mays cultivar B73 chromosome 5, Zm-B73-REFERENCE-NAM-5.0, whole genome shotgun sequence containing:
- the LOC100216930 gene encoding uncharacterized protein LOC100216930 — protein: MEAGGEEFAIGVVLSAKTTLGEEFEGQIVAFDRPSNLLVIQEGVGRAESGERRNVRVLKANYIREFSVLSKGDDPLDPAGCMLDLNSIYAREDAALRQAEIEAEKIGVGVTPEAQNIFDALSKTLPVQWDKTDIVVMKEVRVRSPYLPENVSGGTAAANERVKKVIDFERKRLHSRAPGQFS
- the LOC541773 gene encoding rho-related protein from plants 1 isoform X1, whose protein sequence is MASSASRFIKCVTVGDGAVGKTCMLICYTSNKFPTDYIPTVFDNFSANVVVDGTTVNLGLWDTAGQEDYNRLRPLSYRGADVFVLAFSLVSRASYENIMKKVLKCAILLFTFLNFVLTVHGLEFSRGLNVYPLLFTLQWIPELQHYAPGVPVVLAGTKLDLREDKHYLMDHPGLVPVTTAQGEELRRQIGAMYYIECSSKTQQNVKAVFDAAIKVVIQPPTKIREKKKKKSRKGCSMMNIFGGRKMLCFKS
- the LOC541773 gene encoding Rho-related protein from plants 1 — encoded protein: MASSASRFIKCVTVGDGAVGKTCMLICYTSNKFPTDYIPTVFDNFSANVVVDGTTVNLGLWDTAGQEDYNRLRPLSYRGADVFVLAFSLVSRASYENIMKKWIPELQHYAPGVPVVLAGTKLDLREDKHYLMDHPGLVPVTTAQGEELRRQIGAMYYIECSSKTQQNVKAVFDAAIKVVIQPPTKIREKKKKKSRKGCSMMNIFGGRKMLCFKS